The Shewanella mangrovisoli genome has a window encoding:
- a CDS encoding DUF262 domain-containing protein has product MIEYNDDIEMAETLLEDSEDSSETPPSDIVAFNELRSCADLVRMYEAKQLVIKPDFQRDVVWTAPSQTRFIDSLVKQLPIPSMCLSLDYKTEKRQMIDGLQRISSIIKFLNDDDWRLSNLEDIDARISGKTAEYIKQKHPDIYSRIQNLTIPITVLRCDYSKKSHQNYLFTIFHRLNTGGNKLSNQEIRNCIYSGSFNKLLKEIVSEKDVRLLFNLEEGKSYRFSYEELFLRVFTFTEMINSYNGKLAKFLNTYMSIKRDISDEEYQDKLTKMMMAINIFYHKIQSGRALPKLSKATLEATLVGMYLNIENLILEPEEKLKERFSILRNDSNFSVINLSEGIAATEKVKSRILKGIEIFS; this is encoded by the coding sequence ATGATTGAATATAATGATGATATAGAAATGGCTGAAACATTATTGGAAGACTCCGAAGATTCTAGTGAAACTCCACCATCAGACATTGTAGCCTTCAATGAACTTCGCTCTTGTGCTGATTTAGTGAGAATGTACGAAGCTAAACAATTAGTTATAAAACCTGATTTCCAAAGAGATGTTGTCTGGACAGCACCTTCACAAACAAGATTTATTGATTCATTGGTTAAACAGTTGCCAATACCAAGTATGTGTTTAAGCCTTGACTATAAAACAGAAAAGCGTCAAATGATTGATGGCTTACAAAGAATATCGAGCATAATTAAATTTCTAAATGATGATGACTGGCGCTTATCAAACTTAGAGGATATTGATGCCAGAATATCTGGAAAAACAGCTGAATACATTAAGCAAAAGCATCCTGACATATACAGCAGGATTCAAAATTTAACAATACCAATAACAGTATTAAGATGTGATTACTCTAAAAAAAGTCATCAAAACTATTTATTTACAATTTTTCACAGACTTAATACTGGAGGTAACAAACTAAGCAATCAAGAAATTCGAAATTGCATTTACTCAGGGAGTTTCAATAAACTTTTAAAAGAAATTGTATCAGAAAAAGATGTACGTTTATTATTTAACCTTGAAGAAGGAAAGTCTTATCGATTTAGTTATGAAGAACTTTTTCTAAGAGTATTCACATTCACTGAAATGATTAATAGTTACAATGGAAAACTTGCTAAGTTCTTGAATACATACATGTCAATAAAAAGAGACATTAGTGATGAAGAATATCAAGATAAGCTAACTAAAATGATGATGGCTATAAACATATTTTACCATAAAATACAATCAGGTAGAGCATTACCAAAGCTTAGTAAGGCAACATTGGAGGCGACCCTAGTTGGTATGTATTTGAATATAGAGAATCTAATTTTAGAACCAGAAGAAAAACTAAAAGAAAGATTTAGCATTTTAAGAAACGATTCAAACTTTTCAGTTATAAACTTGAGCGAAGGTATAGCTGCAACAGAAAAGGTCAAATCGAGAATACTTAAAGGCATAGAGATTTTTTCATAA
- a CDS encoding nuclease-related domain-containing protein: protein MILKTKTLQNTQTPQTIAGQKQEQDVAFYLRRAFKDHPEVLVINDFRFTFNGETAQIDHLIIYPYGFVLIESKSIKGHVDVNQHGEWTRSHGNNWFGMPSPIKQVELQQSLLKEMLKQHRSEILGKLLGIKQQGFGMRCWDHLCAVSSDAVINRETMPAAVSEQLVKTEFLVEKLEKIMNLKSKFFRIINVSDTRPDFNQEELNSIAKFLIDRHIDPSQATTEITSVQTPQVKEPVASFAVNKVAEAKNPAIAQTTTNSILRCKHCGESTNYTPMYGKFGYYIKCNQCTKNTPMKQACPQCKSTQTRVMKAKETYTLRCQDCLHVIKIA, encoded by the coding sequence ATGATTCTGAAAACTAAAACACTGCAAAATACCCAAACACCACAAACGATTGCGGGTCAAAAACAAGAACAGGACGTTGCCTTCTATCTACGCCGCGCTTTCAAAGATCATCCCGAAGTACTCGTTATCAATGATTTTCGATTCACCTTTAACGGTGAAACAGCTCAAATTGATCACTTAATTATTTATCCCTACGGCTTTGTTTTAATTGAGTCTAAAAGCATAAAAGGTCATGTAGATGTAAACCAACATGGCGAATGGACTCGCAGTCACGGCAATAACTGGTTTGGTATGCCATCACCAATCAAACAGGTTGAACTACAACAATCGCTGCTTAAAGAAATGCTAAAACAGCATAGAAGTGAAATTCTCGGTAAGTTACTCGGGATAAAACAGCAAGGTTTCGGTATGCGTTGCTGGGATCATTTATGCGCGGTCTCAAGCGATGCGGTCATCAACAGAGAAACTATGCCTGCGGCAGTTTCAGAGCAGTTAGTTAAGACAGAGTTTTTAGTCGAGAAGCTTGAAAAGATCATGAATCTTAAAAGCAAATTCTTCCGAATTATTAATGTGAGTGATACCCGCCCAGACTTTAATCAAGAAGAACTGAATTCAATCGCTAAGTTCTTAATCGATCGTCATATAGACCCATCTCAAGCTACGACCGAAATAACGTCCGTACAAACACCACAAGTCAAAGAACCTGTTGCCTCCTTTGCCGTTAACAAAGTGGCGGAAGCGAAAAACCCAGCAATAGCACAAACCACAACTAACAGCATCCTTCGCTGCAAACATTGTGGAGAATCAACAAACTACACCCCGATGTACGGTAAGTTTGGTTACTACATAAAATGCAATCAATGCACTAAAAACACGCCAATGAAACAAGCATGCCCACAGTGCAAAAGCACGCAAACAAGAGTAATGAAGGCAAAAGAGACCTATACACTTCGATGCCAGGATTGTTTACACGTTATCAAAATAGCATAA
- a CDS encoding class 1 fructose-bisphosphatase, whose amino-acid sequence MQTLAQHLTSKAVNESLSQLILTLADTSKAISHAVRHGALAGVLGATEQENVQGETQKKLDIITNDMLKDALKADGTVRGLASEEEDHVVEVSANGQYLVCFDPLDGSSNIDINSLVGTIFSVLPAPQGELTETSFLQSGRNQLAAGYVLYGPSTMLALTTGQGVQLFTLHPETNEFLLTNAAMSISPDTQEFAINMSNQRFWEAPMQTYIADLLLGKIGPREKSFNMRWIAAMVGDVHRVLSRGGIFTYPTDNKDPKKPYKLRLMYEANPMALLVEQAGGKASTGYETILDIQPTQIHQRVAVILGSANEVDACLSYHGIDYSEEPSLD is encoded by the coding sequence ATGCAGACTCTTGCCCAGCACTTAACCTCAAAGGCAGTGAACGAATCCCTCTCGCAACTGATTTTGACCTTAGCCGACACCTCCAAAGCCATCAGTCATGCCGTGCGCCACGGTGCCTTAGCTGGTGTGTTAGGCGCGACCGAACAGGAAAACGTGCAAGGTGAAACCCAGAAAAAACTGGATATCATCACCAACGATATGCTCAAAGATGCATTAAAAGCCGACGGTACAGTGCGCGGCTTAGCCTCAGAGGAAGAAGATCATGTGGTTGAAGTCAGCGCCAATGGTCAATATCTGGTATGTTTCGACCCCTTAGATGGTTCATCGAATATCGATATCAACTCGCTAGTCGGCACGATTTTCTCTGTTTTACCTGCACCACAGGGTGAGTTAACTGAAACAAGCTTTTTGCAATCTGGCCGCAATCAGTTAGCAGCAGGTTATGTGCTCTACGGCCCATCAACCATGCTCGCGCTCACCACAGGCCAAGGCGTGCAACTCTTTACCCTGCACCCAGAAACTAACGAATTTTTACTGACCAACGCGGCCATGAGCATCAGCCCTGACACCCAAGAATTCGCCATTAACATGTCGAACCAACGTTTTTGGGAAGCGCCAATGCAGACCTATATCGCCGATTTACTGCTAGGCAAAATTGGCCCGCGCGAAAAATCCTTCAACATGCGCTGGATTGCCGCCATGGTGGGTGACGTGCACCGCGTACTTTCTCGCGGCGGTATTTTTACTTATCCAACCGACAATAAAGATCCGAAAAAGCCATACAAGCTGCGTTTAATGTACGAAGCCAACCCAATGGCCTTATTAGTCGAGCAAGCTGGTGGTAAAGCCTCTACGGGTTATGAGACCATTTTGGATATTCAACCGACACAAATTCACCAACGCGTGGCGGTTATCCTTGGTAGCGCCAATGAAGTGGACGCTTGCCTAAGCTACCATGGTATCGATTACAGCGAAGAACCAAGTCTGGACTAA
- a CDS encoding S9 family peptidase — MTKNGLASSLRSVTLGASSLLIASQLAMVSSAILTPAYALEGGTTPLTIERMNASPALAGTSPRGLKLSPDGQRVTYLAGRKDNQNFYDLWQMDVKTGKSSLLLNADKLASNELSDEEKARRERQRIYGEGIMEYFWADDSKALLIPASGNLYYFSLADNSVSQLPIGEGFATDARLSPKGNFVSFVRDQNLYVLNLATKKLEAMTTDGGGAIKNAMAEFVAQEEMDRMTGYWWAPDESAIAFTRIDESGVELVTRNEIYADGIKLTEQRYPAAGKNNVEIQLGVVTLSNKAINWVTLSDDKNKDIYLPRVDWLPDSKHLSFQWQSRDQQKLDLQLVALDALTKPKTLVKERSDAWVNLNNDPHFLKQQSAFIWASERDGFNHLYLFDLKGKLKTQLTKGNWAVDELEYIDETAGWVYFTGRKDTPIEKHLYRVPLEGGKVERVSSEAGMHNPVFADSQSVYLDYFNSLSQPPQISLHGDKGQHLAWVEQNQVKAGHPLYDYAGLWQLPEFKELKAEDGQVLQTRLFKPVPFDATKKYPVVVRVYGGPHAQLVTNSWSEQDYFTQYLVQQGYVVFQLDNRGSAHRGTQFEQVIYRHLGEAEVNDQKVGVDYLRSLPFVDSNNVAIYGHSYGGYMALMSLFKAPDYFKAAISGAPVTDWRLYDTHYTERYLAHPANNEQGYEASSVFPYVKNYQSGLLMYHGMADDNVLFENSTRVYKALQDEGKLFQMIDYPGSKHSMRGEKVRNHLYRSLADFLDRQLKSGK; from the coding sequence ATGACTAAAAATGGGTTAGCTTCTTCCCTGCGCTCGGTGACATTGGGCGCCTCATCCCTACTGATAGCGAGTCAACTGGCCATGGTTTCTAGCGCGATATTGACCCCCGCCTACGCGCTTGAGGGCGGCACAACGCCGCTGACTATCGAGCGCATGAATGCGTCGCCTGCCTTAGCGGGCACCAGCCCCCGTGGATTAAAATTATCCCCCGATGGTCAAAGGGTGACCTACCTTGCGGGACGTAAAGACAACCAAAACTTTTACGATCTCTGGCAGATGGATGTGAAGACGGGCAAATCTAGTCTGTTGCTGAACGCCGATAAGCTGGCGAGCAATGAGTTATCCGATGAAGAAAAGGCCCGCCGCGAGCGCCAACGTATTTATGGCGAAGGCATTATGGAATATTTCTGGGCGGACGATAGCAAGGCGCTGTTGATCCCTGCCTCGGGTAATCTGTATTACTTCTCCTTAGCGGATAACAGCGTTAGCCAACTGCCGATAGGCGAGGGCTTTGCCACCGATGCGCGCCTATCGCCCAAGGGTAATTTTGTGTCCTTCGTGCGGGACCAAAATCTGTATGTGCTCAATTTAGCGACTAAAAAGCTTGAGGCCATGACCACTGACGGTGGCGGCGCGATTAAAAATGCCATGGCGGAATTTGTCGCCCAGGAAGAAATGGATCGCATGACAGGTTACTGGTGGGCGCCCGATGAGTCGGCCATCGCCTTTACCCGTATCGATGAGTCGGGCGTTGAGTTAGTTACTCGCAATGAAATCTACGCCGATGGCATTAAGCTTACCGAGCAGCGTTATCCGGCTGCGGGCAAAAACAATGTCGAGATCCAACTGGGCGTGGTGACGTTAAGCAATAAAGCCATCAATTGGGTGACCTTAAGTGATGATAAAAATAAGGATATTTACCTGCCTCGCGTCGATTGGTTGCCCGATAGCAAGCATTTATCCTTCCAGTGGCAGAGCCGCGATCAGCAAAAATTAGATCTGCAACTGGTGGCTCTCGATGCGCTGACCAAGCCGAAAACCTTAGTTAAAGAGCGTAGCGATGCTTGGGTGAATCTTAACAATGACCCGCACTTCTTAAAGCAGCAATCGGCGTTTATCTGGGCCTCGGAGCGTGACGGCTTTAATCATCTTTATTTGTTTGACCTAAAAGGTAAGCTGAAGACGCAACTGACCAAGGGCAATTGGGCGGTCGATGAGCTGGAATATATCGATGAAACCGCAGGTTGGGTGTATTTCACTGGCCGTAAAGATACCCCAATCGAAAAACACCTCTACCGTGTGCCGTTAGAGGGTGGCAAAGTTGAGCGCGTGAGCAGCGAGGCGGGGATGCACAATCCGGTATTTGCCGATAGTCAAAGCGTGTATCTAGATTATTTCAATAGCTTATCTCAGCCACCACAGATCAGTTTGCACGGCGATAAGGGCCAACACTTGGCGTGGGTGGAGCAGAACCAAGTCAAAGCGGGTCATCCTTTGTATGACTATGCTGGCCTGTGGCAACTGCCAGAGTTTAAAGAGCTCAAGGCGGAAGACGGACAAGTCCTGCAAACGCGCCTCTTTAAACCTGTGCCCTTCGATGCGACCAAAAAGTACCCCGTAGTCGTGCGCGTATATGGCGGCCCGCATGCGCAATTGGTTACCAATAGCTGGAGTGAGCAGGATTACTTTACCCAATACTTAGTGCAGCAAGGTTATGTGGTATTTCAACTGGATAACCGCGGCAGCGCCCACAGAGGCACCCAGTTCGAGCAAGTAATTTACCGTCACTTGGGCGAAGCGGAAGTGAATGACCAAAAGGTTGGCGTCGATTATCTGCGCAGCTTGCCCTTTGTCGATAGCAACAACGTGGCGATTTATGGCCACAGCTACGGCGGTTATATGGCCTTGATGAGCCTGTTTAAGGCGCCGGATTACTTTAAGGCGGCGATTTCGGGCGCGCCCGTCACCGATTGGCGCTTGTACGACACTCACTACACCGAGCGTTATCTTGCCCATCCCGCGAATAATGAACAAGGTTACGAAGCCAGTAGCGTGTTCCCCTATGTGAAAAACTACCAGTCGGGGCTGTTGATGTACCACGGCATGGCCGACGATAACGTGTTGTTTGAAAACAGCACTCGCGTGTACAAGGCGTTGCAGGACGAAGGTAAACTGTTCCAGATGATTGATTATCCGGGTTCTAAGCATTCGATGCGCGGTGAGAAAGTGCGTAATCACTTATATCGCTCGCTGGCGGATTTCCTCGATAGGCAGCTTAAAAGCGGCAAATAA
- the arcA gene encoding two-component system response regulator ArcA produces MQNPHILIVEDEAVTRNTLRSIFEAEGYVVTEANDGAEMHKAMQENKINLVVMDINLPGKNGLLLARELREINNIGLIFLTGRDNEVDKILGLEIGADDYITKPFNPRELTIRARNLLTRVNSAGNEVEEKSSVEYYRFNDWSLEINSRSLVSPQGESYKLPRSEFRAMLHFVENPGKILTRADLLMKMTGRELKPHDRTVDVTIRRIRKHFESLPDTPEIIATIHGEGYRFCGNLED; encoded by the coding sequence ATGCAAAATCCGCACATTCTGATCGTTGAAGATGAAGCCGTTACCCGTAACACGCTGAGAAGTATTTTCGAGGCAGAAGGGTATGTGGTAACTGAGGCCAATGATGGCGCAGAAATGCATAAGGCTATGCAGGAAAACAAAATTAACCTAGTGGTTATGGACATTAACCTACCAGGTAAAAACGGTCTGTTGTTGGCACGTGAATTACGTGAAATCAACAACATCGGTCTGATCTTCCTGACAGGCCGTGACAACGAAGTCGACAAAATCCTTGGACTTGAAATTGGCGCGGACGATTATATTACCAAGCCGTTCAACCCACGTGAATTGACGATTCGTGCTCGCAACCTTCTGACTCGTGTGAATAGCGCTGGTAACGAAGTCGAAGAAAAGAGCTCTGTCGAGTACTACCGTTTCAACGATTGGAGCCTAGAGATCAATAGCCGTTCTCTAGTGAGCCCACAGGGTGAGTCTTACAAACTGCCACGTAGCGAATTCCGCGCTATGCTGCACTTTGTTGAAAACCCAGGCAAAATCTTAACTCGTGCCGATCTGCTGATGAAGATGACCGGCCGTGAGTTAAAGCCACACGACCGTACTGTTGACGTGACTATCCGTCGTATCCGTAAGCACTTCGAAAGCTTGCCAGATACGCCAGAAATCATCGCGACTATCCACGGTGAAGGCTACCGTTTCTGCGGTAACTTAGAAGACTAA
- a CDS encoding DUF3293 domain-containing protein, translated as MDNMTQDLWQHYQKPLFLLTQALSCDFSFAVITAHNPASTLLSPSQNRLLDRQLLRDIELIGSPYRAMVGASPDLSHMEKSWAVFVDRSMALQLGKKFNQYAIYMVEKGEVSLVPCTLAGHDEVCLGLFNDHVRLVYELPDLAT; from the coding sequence ATGGACAACATGACTCAAGATTTGTGGCAGCATTACCAGAAGCCGTTGTTTTTGCTTACTCAAGCATTATCCTGTGATTTTTCCTTTGCTGTAATTACCGCCCATAATCCCGCTTCAACCCTCCTCAGTCCCAGCCAAAACCGTTTACTCGACCGCCAACTTCTCCGTGATATTGAATTAATCGGCAGCCCCTATCGTGCAATGGTGGGCGCATCGCCAGATTTATCCCATATGGAAAAGAGCTGGGCGGTGTTTGTCGATAGAAGCATGGCGCTGCAGTTAGGGAAAAAGTTTAATCAATATGCCATCTATATGGTGGAAAAGGGTGAGGTGAGTTTAGTGCCTTGCACCTTAGCCGGGCATGATGAAGTGTGTTTAGGCCTGTTTAATGATCACGTGCGTTTGGTTTACGAACTGCCCGATCTAGCGACCTAA
- the lysC gene encoding lysine-sensitive aspartokinase 3 codes for MSLVVAKFGGTSVADYDAMNRCADIVLGNPDCRLVVVSASSGVTNLLVELTQESMNDDSRLQRLKQIAQIQYAILDKLGRPNDVAAALDKLLSRMAVLSEALASQRSKATMDELLSLGEQCSSALFAAVLREKGANSSAFDVRRVLRTDSHFGRAEPQVEQIASLSREHLLPLLSEQVIVTQGFIGSDEAGQTTTLGRGGSDYSAALLAEALKASAVEIWTDVAGIYTTDPRLAPNAHPIAEISFNEAAEMATFGAKVLHPATILPAVRQQIQVFVGSSKEPEKGGTWIRHQVEDAPVFRAVALRRDQTLLNLHSLQMLHAQGFLAETFATLARHKISVDLITTSEVNVSLTLDKTGSDSSGQGLLSEALLQELSQHCRVRVEDGLALVAIIGNRIATTAGICRRVFEVLEPHNVRMICQGASPHNLCVLVAESEAAQVVKALHENLFEGA; via the coding sequence ATGTCTCTTGTTGTCGCAAAATTTGGTGGTACCTCAGTCGCCGATTACGATGCAATGAATCGCTGCGCCGATATCGTACTGGGCAATCCTGATTGCCGTTTAGTGGTGGTTAGCGCCTCCAGTGGCGTGACTAACCTTTTGGTTGAGCTCACCCAAGAGTCGATGAACGACGATAGTCGTTTACAGCGCTTAAAGCAAATTGCGCAAATTCAATACGCTATCTTAGATAAACTGGGTCGTCCCAACGATGTAGCCGCGGCATTGGATAAGCTGTTAAGCCGTATGGCGGTATTGAGCGAAGCGCTAGCATCTCAGCGCAGCAAGGCCACCATGGATGAGTTATTGTCCCTTGGCGAGCAGTGTTCGTCGGCATTATTTGCGGCGGTATTACGGGAAAAAGGCGCCAACTCGAGTGCCTTCGATGTGCGCCGAGTGCTGCGCACCGACAGCCATTTTGGCCGCGCCGAGCCACAGGTTGAGCAAATTGCCTCTCTCTCACGTGAGCATTTACTGCCGCTGTTATCTGAACAAGTGATTGTGACTCAAGGCTTTATTGGTTCAGATGAGGCGGGACAAACCACCACGCTTGGCCGTGGCGGTAGCGACTATTCTGCGGCACTGTTAGCCGAAGCTTTAAAAGCCTCCGCGGTTGAGATTTGGACCGATGTGGCCGGGATTTACACAACTGATCCACGCCTTGCGCCAAACGCCCATCCTATAGCCGAAATCAGTTTTAACGAAGCCGCCGAAATGGCGACTTTCGGTGCTAAAGTGCTGCACCCTGCGACGATTCTGCCTGCGGTGCGCCAACAAATTCAAGTGTTTGTCGGCTCAAGTAAGGAGCCTGAAAAGGGCGGTACGTGGATCCGTCATCAGGTTGAAGATGCGCCCGTGTTTCGCGCGGTTGCGTTGCGCCGCGACCAAACGCTACTCAATTTACACAGCCTGCAAATGCTGCATGCTCAGGGCTTCTTGGCTGAAACCTTTGCCACCTTGGCAAGACATAAGATCAGTGTGGACTTGATCACCACCTCCGAAGTTAACGTATCGCTTACCCTAGATAAAACTGGCTCTGATTCGAGCGGCCAGGGGCTATTGAGCGAAGCGCTGTTGCAGGAATTATCACAGCATTGCCGCGTGCGTGTTGAAGATGGTTTAGCACTGGTGGCGATTATCGGTAACCGGATTGCCACCACTGCGGGCATTTGCCGCCGGGTGTTTGAAGTGCTTGAGCCCCACAATGTGCGCATGATCTGCCAAGGCGCCAGCCCGCATAACTTGTGCGTATTGGTAGCCGAATCAGAAGCGGCGCAAGTGGTTAAAGCCCTACACGAAAACCTGTTCGAAGGTGCGTAA
- a CDS encoding succinylglutamate desuccinylase/aspartoacylase family protein: MQPTASSLTIGELAAGQALTLPIYHFKPSGQVAGPKVYIQANVHGAEVQGNAVIFQLMKQLEHCDILGEITLVPLANPLGINQKSGEFTLGRFDPITGANWNREYLNHSIDLPAWYREHAELSDSALIQAYRSTLVEACQQRLRNEWGVTTGHRLAVNLQAMAHEADIVLDLHTGPKSCKHLYCPEYDLTAAQYFSIPYTLVIPNSFGGAMDEAAFCPWWQLSEVAKAQGRDLEIAVSAFTLELASQERICLEDALVDAQGILAYLSHRGVIAERVAPAKMPRFGCYLKDYKKYHAPMAGLVEYVAPVGELLAAGETLVNLLRLDLYGSELELTTLSLPQDCVPILHFASASVHQGTELYKVMTNLFELPQ; this comes from the coding sequence ATGCAACCGACTGCATCGTCTTTAACCATTGGGGAGCTTGCCGCAGGGCAAGCACTCACCCTGCCGATTTACCACTTTAAGCCAAGTGGCCAAGTCGCTGGCCCTAAAGTGTATATTCAGGCCAATGTTCACGGCGCCGAGGTGCAGGGCAATGCGGTGATTTTTCAATTGATGAAGCAGCTCGAGCACTGCGACATCTTAGGGGAAATCACCTTAGTGCCCTTAGCGAATCCGCTGGGGATAAATCAAAAGAGTGGCGAGTTTACGCTGGGACGTTTTGACCCTATCACAGGGGCAAACTGGAACCGCGAGTACTTAAATCATTCGATTGATTTACCCGCTTGGTACCGTGAACATGCCGAGCTGAGCGATAGCGCGCTTATCCAAGCTTACCGCAGCACCTTAGTTGAGGCGTGTCAGCAGCGTTTGCGCAACGAGTGGGGCGTGACGACAGGCCACAGATTAGCGGTTAACCTGCAGGCCATGGCCCACGAGGCGGATATTGTATTGGATCTGCATACCGGGCCTAAATCCTGTAAACACTTGTATTGCCCTGAATATGACCTTACAGCGGCGCAGTATTTCTCGATTCCTTACACCTTAGTGATCCCCAATAGTTTTGGCGGGGCTATGGATGAAGCGGCATTTTGCCCTTGGTGGCAATTGAGTGAAGTCGCTAAAGCACAGGGGCGGGATCTCGAGATCGCCGTTTCGGCCTTTACCTTGGAACTGGCGAGCCAAGAACGCATTTGCCTTGAGGATGCTTTAGTCGATGCTCAGGGGATTTTGGCCTACTTGAGTCATCGTGGGGTGATCGCCGAGCGAGTGGCGCCCGCAAAGATGCCGCGTTTTGGCTGTTATCTTAAGGATTACAAAAAGTACCATGCGCCTATGGCGGGATTGGTGGAATATGTGGCGCCCGTGGGAGAACTGCTGGCGGCGGGTGAGACCTTAGTCAATCTGCTGCGCCTTGACTTATATGGCAGTGAGCTGGAACTGACGACGCTAAGTTTGCCGCAGGATTGTGTGCCCATACTCCATTTTGCCTCGGCGTCAGTGCATCAAGGCACTGAGCTGTATAAAGTCATGACGAATCTGTTTGAGTTGCCGCAGTAA
- a CDS encoding zinc transporter ZntB — MHDGFIYSLVLSGARAGSTLTPEELENWDPKDGLIWIHLRYRHKKARHWVLNSGLNKVESDALLAQDTRPRAVLAGEGVLLALRGVNLNPNSAPEDMVAVRIYADKQRIISTCDRELLSVKDVAELIMEGAGPTTTGDFIVAVCERLTTRKVDFIDTLEEQLSELEEQVVSGNVKDLRTDIAELRRQTVALRRYLGPQKEAYAKMLSDQFVLFNEPERLKMRETTDKLIRTIEDLDALRDRANVTQEELLSQQSEQLNKRLYFLSLVSAIFLPLGFLTGLLGVNIGGIPGADNTWAFATFCGILISLVALQMALFYRFKWL, encoded by the coding sequence ATGCACGATGGATTTATCTACAGCTTAGTGCTTAGCGGCGCGCGCGCAGGGTCAACCTTAACCCCGGAAGAGCTTGAAAACTGGGATCCCAAGGATGGGCTGATCTGGATACACCTACGTTATCGCCACAAAAAAGCCCGCCACTGGGTATTAAATAGCGGCTTGAATAAAGTCGAAAGCGACGCCCTGCTCGCCCAGGATACTCGCCCGCGAGCCGTACTGGCTGGTGAAGGCGTTTTGCTGGCCCTACGCGGGGTTAACTTAAACCCCAATTCTGCCCCAGAAGACATGGTCGCGGTGCGTATTTACGCGGATAAACAGCGGATTATCTCTACCTGCGATCGTGAGCTGCTCTCTGTCAAAGATGTTGCCGAACTCATCATGGAAGGCGCAGGTCCCACCACCACTGGGGACTTTATCGTCGCCGTTTGCGAAAGACTCACCACCCGTAAAGTTGATTTTATCGACACCCTCGAAGAGCAACTGTCGGAGTTAGAAGAACAAGTGGTCTCTGGCAATGTGAAAGATTTACGTACTGACATCGCCGAGCTACGCAGGCAAACCGTGGCGCTGCGCCGTTATTTAGGCCCGCAGAAAGAAGCTTACGCTAAGATGCTGTCCGATCAGTTTGTACTGTTTAACGAGCCCGAAAGACTCAAGATGCGCGAAACCACGGATAAGCTTATTCGCACCATTGAAGACTTAGACGCCCTGCGTGACCGAGCCAATGTGACCCAGGAAGAATTACTCAGCCAGCAATCGGAGCAGCTAAACAAGCGCTTGTATTTCTTATCCTTAGTCTCGGCAATCTTCTTACCGCTAGGCTTTTTAACCGGCTTGCTTGGGGTGAATATTGGCGGCATTCCCGGTGCGGATAACACCTGGGCCTTTGCGACCTTCTGCGGCATTCTTATCTCGCTGGTCGCCCTGCAAATGGCACTCTTCTATCGCTTTAAGTGGTTGTAG
- a CDS encoding YacL family protein, which produces MEYEFRRNSLMGTYLASFSMDHEVLGQWFSEELGPELAKIQQVLDIIKEIQAGKRDSWRLIGGDLTLDLDEEQARIYANALGFEQEYELEESMSLYDAESEAYCGLEDLEEALLSWYEFVQKGR; this is translated from the coding sequence ATGGAATATGAATTTCGGCGTAACAGTTTGATGGGCACTTATTTAGCCAGCTTTAGTATGGACCATGAAGTGCTGGGCCAATGGTTTTCGGAAGAGTTGGGGCCAGAGTTAGCCAAAATTCAACAAGTGCTCGATATTATCAAAGAAATTCAAGCGGGTAAGCGTGATTCTTGGCGGTTAATCGGCGGCGATCTCACCCTAGATCTGGATGAAGAGCAGGCGCGCATTTATGCCAATGCCTTAGGGTTTGAGCAAGAGTATGAACTCGAGGAATCGATGTCCCTCTACGATGCGGAATCGGAAGCCTATTGTGGATTAGAGGATTTAGAGGAAGCTCTGCTAAGTTGGTATGAGTTTGTGCAAAAAGGGCGATAG